In one window of Legionella fallonii LLAP-10 DNA:
- a CDS encoding F390 synthetase-related protein, whose amino-acid sequence MIARILYYYYKTLWLKRTLQTPGQLACYQEKQFKKLAKKTLAKSPFYYPYKDKPLSEWPIMNKQLMMEHFDQINTVNLTKEQAMEVALKAEQTRDFSPLIHNISVGLSSGTSGSRGLFLTNPRERDAWAGAILAKALPNGLKTRERIAFFLRANNNLYTTLNKSKKIQFHFFDLLLNFDEHITRLNALQPTILSAPASVLLLLARQKERLTIKPHKIYSVAEVLEKDDEQLISEAFHSPVSQVYQCTEGFLAISDKGNNQLTMNEEFLIIEKEWIDESRFVPIITDLMRSTQPIIRYRLDDVLVAKNANKTFTELAAIEGRIGDICYGKQNQQPIPIFADIIRQQMASSAIEFAEYKICQHALDEFSIQVEPEPMDKEGLINHLNALFLQKNCAIPNWRWEPFVKKEQGIKRRRIQSRIIV is encoded by the coding sequence GTGATAGCACGTATTCTTTATTACTACTACAAAACACTGTGGCTAAAACGCACTTTGCAAACACCAGGGCAACTAGCCTGCTATCAAGAAAAGCAATTTAAGAAACTAGCTAAAAAAACTTTAGCAAAATCCCCTTTTTATTACCCCTATAAAGACAAACCGCTGTCTGAATGGCCCATAATGAATAAACAACTGATGATGGAGCATTTTGACCAAATCAATACCGTTAATTTAACTAAAGAACAGGCTATGGAGGTGGCGTTAAAGGCGGAACAGACTAGAGATTTCTCCCCATTAATTCATAATATTTCCGTGGGGCTATCGTCAGGCACCTCAGGAAGCAGAGGTTTATTCCTCACCAATCCGAGAGAGCGAGATGCTTGGGCTGGAGCCATTCTAGCCAAAGCATTACCCAATGGACTTAAAACACGTGAGCGAATCGCTTTTTTCTTACGTGCTAATAACAATTTGTATACCACTTTAAATAAAAGTAAAAAAATTCAATTTCATTTTTTTGATTTACTGCTGAATTTTGATGAGCACATCACCCGATTAAACGCCCTACAGCCGACTATTTTATCCGCACCAGCCAGTGTGTTGCTATTACTAGCCAGGCAAAAGGAACGCTTGACTATTAAGCCCCATAAAATCTATTCAGTTGCTGAAGTTTTAGAAAAAGATGATGAGCAATTAATAAGTGAGGCATTTCATAGTCCTGTATCCCAAGTCTATCAATGCACAGAAGGGTTCCTGGCTATTAGCGATAAAGGCAACAACCAATTAACCATGAATGAAGAGTTTTTAATCATTGAAAAAGAATGGATTGATGAGTCGCGCTTTGTCCCTATTATTACTGATTTGATGCGTAGCACCCAACCCATCATACGTTATCGTTTAGACGATGTCCTCGTCGCTAAAAACGCCAATAAAACCTTCACCGAACTTGCTGCTATAGAAGGGCGAATTGGCGACATTTGTTATGGCAAACAAAATCAGCAGCCAATCCCCATCTTTGCCGATATCATACGCCAACAAATGGCAAGCAGTGCTATTGAATTTGCAGAGTATAAAATCTGCCAACATGCTTTAGATGAGTTCAGCATTCAAGTCGAGCCAGAGCCCATGGACAAAGAGGGACTAATTAATCACCTCAACGCCTTATTCCTACAAAAAAATTGCGCTATTCCCAACTGGCGTTGGGAGCCTTTTGTAAAAAAAGAACAGGGGATAAAACGACGACGGATTCAGTCACGAATTATAGTGTGA
- a CDS encoding NAD-dependent epimerase/dehydratase family protein has protein sequence MRCVVTGATGCLGLNLTQRLVQEGHEVMALGRNQHLGALLSQFGAQFVALDLNEKTRLQQLMQNAELIFHCAALSSPWGPYKDFYHANVVGTQHVIAATPSTARLIHVSSPSVYFDFTEKHQIKEEDVLPSKPVNHYIKTKRLAESLIDQAHQEQRIQVITIRPRALFGPYDRAIFPRLLKAERNGVLPLIGSGENIIDITFVDNVVESLILAAQAKNQFLGKKYNITNDEPQKLTSLITELYRALGKPLKVKYIPYSIAKNIAHCLEILYRLPFITQEPRLTAYSAGVLALGQTLNIEAAKTDLGYKPIVSVAEGMQRFAHWYHVS, from the coding sequence ATGAGATGCGTAGTCACAGGAGCTACTGGTTGTCTTGGACTTAATTTGACTCAACGTCTCGTTCAAGAAGGACATGAAGTCATGGCTTTGGGCCGTAATCAACACTTGGGTGCCCTACTATCCCAATTTGGAGCCCAATTTGTTGCTCTTGATCTAAATGAAAAAACACGTTTGCAACAGCTTATGCAAAATGCAGAACTCATTTTTCACTGCGCAGCGCTTTCCAGCCCATGGGGTCCTTATAAAGATTTTTATCACGCCAATGTGGTGGGTACCCAACATGTCATCGCCGCAACGCCTAGTACGGCAAGATTAATTCATGTCTCATCCCCCAGTGTTTATTTTGATTTCACCGAAAAGCATCAAATTAAAGAAGAGGATGTCTTGCCAAGTAAGCCGGTAAATCATTATATAAAAACCAAACGTCTTGCGGAATCATTGATTGATCAAGCGCATCAGGAACAGCGGATACAGGTTATTACCATACGTCCAAGAGCTTTATTTGGGCCTTATGATCGTGCGATTTTTCCCCGTTTACTTAAAGCGGAGAGAAACGGGGTTTTGCCATTAATCGGTTCAGGAGAAAATATCATCGACATCACTTTTGTTGATAATGTAGTAGAAAGTTTAATTCTGGCAGCGCAAGCAAAAAATCAATTTTTAGGAAAAAAATATAATATTACTAACGATGAACCGCAAAAGCTGACAAGCCTTATCACAGAGCTTTATCGTGCGCTAGGCAAACCACTAAAAGTAAAATACATCCCTTATTCTATTGCCAAAAATATCGCGCATTGCCTGGAAATTTTATACCGCTTGCCTTTTATCACCCAAGAGCCGCGCCTTACCGCATACAGTGCAGGAGTTTTAGCTTTAGGCCAAACCCTGAATATAGAGGCGGCTAAAACAGACTTAGGCTATAAACCTATAGTGAGTGTTGCCGAAGGGATGCAGCGCTTTGCCCATTGGTATCATGTCTCATGA
- a CDS encoding beta-ketoacyl-ACP synthase III: MPAVKITGLGHYLPENKILSSELDQQLGLEKGSVQKKSGLISRHFATQRETTSYMGAQAALRAIEHAGLTLQEIDVIISASGANEQGIPCTAALIQKQLGLAHSGIPCFDISSTCLSFLTALDTMSYLIEGGRFKRALIVSSDLPSRGLNWHDMETCTIFGDGAAACVLEKSTHSSRIIASHMITHSAGAEFCRIEAGGTLFPPSQPHDKALGLFYMDGKKVFKLASQLLEQSTEALLSKAGVTMSDIHWVVPHQASLLAMHHMRKRLAIPTEKVVDIYATHGNQMAASLPNALSNYVYANKIHRGQLLYLIGTGAGISASGIILEF; encoded by the coding sequence ATGCCAGCAGTAAAAATAACCGGATTAGGACATTACTTACCAGAGAATAAAATTTTATCCTCCGAGCTTGATCAACAACTTGGACTAGAAAAAGGCAGCGTTCAAAAAAAATCAGGGCTTATTTCCCGTCATTTTGCGACCCAACGAGAAACGACCTCTTATATGGGAGCTCAAGCCGCATTACGCGCTATAGAGCACGCGGGTCTCACTCTGCAAGAGATAGATGTGATTATCAGTGCGAGTGGTGCCAATGAACAAGGTATTCCCTGTACCGCTGCATTAATTCAAAAACAACTGGGATTAGCACACTCAGGCATTCCTTGTTTTGATATTAGCAGCACCTGCCTGAGTTTCCTCACAGCATTAGACACTATGTCTTACTTAATAGAAGGAGGGCGCTTTAAACGAGCCTTGATTGTTTCCAGTGATCTCCCTTCTCGAGGGCTTAATTGGCATGATATGGAAACCTGTACTATTTTTGGCGATGGCGCAGCCGCTTGCGTACTGGAAAAAAGCACTCATTCTAGCCGCATTATTGCCTCACATATGATAACTCATAGCGCCGGCGCTGAATTCTGTCGTATAGAAGCTGGTGGTACCCTTTTTCCACCATCACAACCCCATGATAAAGCACTTGGTTTATTTTATATGGACGGTAAGAAGGTCTTTAAATTAGCCAGCCAATTGCTAGAGCAGTCTACAGAAGCGTTGCTTAGCAAAGCAGGAGTCACGATGTCTGATATCCATTGGGTAGTACCGCATCAAGCCAGCTTACTTGCCATGCATCATATGAGAAAGCGTCTCGCTATCCCGACAGAGAAAGTTGTAGACATCTATGCCACTCATGGCAATCAAATGGCAGCCTCCTTACCCAATGCCTTATCCAACTATGTATATGCCAATAAAATACACCGAGGACAATTACTTTATTTAATAGGAACAGGGGCAGGAATTTCTGCCTCAGGTATAATATTGGAGTTTTAG
- a CDS encoding lactonase family protein produces MLMRLRLLGMLVFILMMLGQHVFGATGALFNVSPSGTRTPQPFSMTLCLNASGPLSCQNYSASRLTLSISTTIPHHQYNNAGIKVNTPGYTVTINGAPCHLNNKGYCSFVVSDTSPATFQVRPNTYAYVVNYNQPSTISICPVSSDGSHLGICQTTNAPDSTKTSTLNSPFAIALNPAQTIAYIGNNASPSSENNGSIAICPIKSNGLLDTCTINTDASFTDGSVTGVAFSPDGSYLYASFYTSNQTCAMHCGWVSICPVNANGSLGACAISYGNDTLNEIDFGYDLFVGVQTASNGRSYLYTNANAIQQSAAICPVVGGTIGVCTSANYPAVISEYLVEGISFNAANTYVYFGNAGNSDVFVCPVSNGDILPCTVSDGPDAAGNQTFNFEQLTGVGLFMSSATGYGYIPNNGLGTSMNTLSICQLSPTDGSLSHCVATRGNDSRGANTFNQPVAITLKLNVG; encoded by the coding sequence TGCTTGTGTTTATCCTCATGATGTTGGGGCAGCATGTCTTCGGTGCTACAGGAGCATTGTTTAATGTTTCTCCCTCTGGAACGAGAACACCGCAGCCCTTTAGCATGACATTATGTCTTAATGCAAGCGGCCCCTTATCATGCCAAAATTATAGTGCATCGAGATTAACGCTGAGTATATCGACCACCATTCCTCATCATCAGTACAATAATGCAGGAATTAAAGTAAATACCCCGGGTTATACCGTTACCATCAACGGAGCGCCTTGTCATTTGAATAACAAAGGCTATTGTTCTTTTGTAGTGAGTGATACCTCTCCGGCGACTTTTCAAGTGCGCCCAAACACTTATGCTTATGTTGTCAACTATAATCAACCTTCTACAATATCCATTTGCCCAGTCAGTTCCGATGGCTCCCACCTGGGTATTTGTCAAACAACGAATGCGCCCGACTCTACCAAGACGAGCACCTTAAATTCGCCTTTCGCGATAGCCTTAAATCCAGCACAAACGATCGCTTATATTGGCAATAATGCATCTCCATCATCTGAGAACAACGGTTCTATTGCCATTTGCCCTATCAAATCCAATGGCTTATTAGATACTTGCACCATTAATACAGATGCTTCTTTTACCGATGGGAGCGTCACGGGGGTAGCTTTTAGTCCAGATGGAAGTTATTTGTATGCTTCTTTCTATACTAGCAATCAAACTTGCGCCATGCATTGCGGTTGGGTATCCATTTGTCCTGTCAATGCGAATGGATCGCTGGGGGCATGCGCAATTTCCTATGGTAATGATACGCTTAATGAGATTGATTTTGGGTATGATCTCTTTGTTGGCGTACAAACAGCGTCGAATGGACGTTCTTATCTCTATACCAATGCAAATGCAATACAACAATCTGCGGCAATCTGTCCGGTGGTGGGCGGTACCATCGGAGTATGTACTTCAGCCAATTACCCTGCCGTCATCAGTGAGTACCTTGTAGAAGGCATTAGCTTCAATGCCGCCAATACCTATGTTTATTTTGGAAATGCTGGGAATAGCGATGTTTTCGTGTGTCCGGTATCTAATGGGGATATCCTTCCATGCACCGTATCTGATGGGCCAGATGCTGCTGGCAATCAAACATTCAATTTTGAACAACTCACGGGTGTCGGTTTATTTATGTCAAGTGCAACGGGATATGGATATATCCCTAATAATGGCCTGGGAACCTCTATGAATACGTTATCTATTTGTCAATTAAGCCCCACTGATGGGTCTTTATCCCATTGTGTGGCGACAAGGGGTAATGATAGCCGTGGAGCAAACACCTTTAATCAGCCTGTGGCGATAACATTAAAACTGAATGTAGGTTAA
- a CDS encoding MBL fold metallo-hydrolase: MISYKLLEAGFCKHCEKMTLKKGRLKQCEYPAICALIKHPQQGYILFDTGYSDRFFNLTRKFPFSLYRYLTPVTIQKSLKEQLLEQHIHPDEINYIVISHFHADHIGSLKDFPKARFFCHQEALADIKNKKGLRALIQGFLPGLLPADFYERLIILGNKESILASHLAPFTRGFDLFDDGLIFAIPLPGHAQGQIGLYFKAIKETFLIADSCWHQETFQQLIYPHVLTYLIHHDKEAYQNTIQNLHALYQQNKEMDIIPSHCQHFRPKVGLTL; the protein is encoded by the coding sequence ATGATTAGTTATAAACTCCTTGAAGCAGGCTTTTGCAAACATTGCGAAAAAATGACCTTAAAAAAAGGGCGTTTAAAACAATGCGAATACCCCGCCATTTGTGCATTAATCAAGCATCCACAACAGGGTTATATTCTATTTGATACGGGCTATAGCGACCGATTTTTCAACTTAACCCGGAAATTTCCTTTTTCTTTATATCGTTATTTAACACCCGTAACCATTCAAAAATCATTAAAGGAACAACTTTTAGAACAGCATATTCATCCAGATGAAATTAACTATATTGTCATCTCTCATTTTCATGCCGATCATATTGGTAGTTTAAAAGACTTTCCTAAGGCTCGCTTTTTTTGTCATCAAGAAGCATTAGCCGATATTAAAAATAAAAAAGGACTGAGGGCTTTAATCCAAGGCTTTCTGCCTGGACTTCTACCTGCCGATTTTTATGAGCGATTAATCATATTGGGTAATAAGGAAAGCATCCTGGCCTCCCACCTTGCCCCCTTCACTAGAGGATTTGATTTGTTTGATGATGGTCTAATCTTTGCTATTCCCTTACCTGGACATGCCCAAGGCCAGATAGGATTATATTTTAAAGCCATAAAAGAAACTTTTTTAATTGCTGATAGTTGCTGGCATCAAGAAACATTTCAGCAGTTAATTTATCCTCATGTGCTTACTTATTTAATCCACCACGATAAAGAAGCATACCAAAACACCATACAAAACCTACATGCCCTTTATCAACAAAATAAAGAGATGGACATAATTCCTTCCCATTGCCAACATTTCAGACCCAAGGTAGGGCTTACTCTGTGA
- a CDS encoding phosphatase PAP2-related protein, with product MKTLALRYSTLCQERNYLISLLLGLLMLGISFLVANQAGEYATLMATASVSDLLLDSIAMRDVTVLHVHAALAFWLIFAIYIMTKPGALPFVTKTAAVFIFIRSAFICLTHLGAPHNNLIIPSNYSAFFLFTGDLFFSGHVGGPFLLMLIFWQQSKLRYFYLATSLFFAYIVLAGHIHYSIDVFAAPFITYGIYQFSRFAFTKEYQLFAQEFSLNPMGNE from the coding sequence ATGAAAACGTTAGCTCTCCGCTACAGTACTTTGTGCCAGGAGCGTAATTATCTCATCAGCCTGTTGCTTGGATTATTAATGCTAGGTATCAGTTTTCTGGTCGCCAATCAAGCAGGGGAATATGCGACTTTGATGGCGACGGCAAGTGTTAGTGATCTGCTGCTGGATAGTATCGCCATGCGCGATGTGACGGTGCTCCATGTTCATGCTGCCTTAGCCTTTTGGCTTATTTTTGCAATCTATATTATGACTAAACCAGGCGCCTTGCCTTTCGTTACCAAAACGGCCGCTGTCTTTATTTTCATTCGCAGTGCATTTATTTGTCTTACCCATCTTGGTGCACCGCATAACAATTTAATCATCCCTTCTAATTACTCGGCTTTTTTCCTATTTACCGGCGATCTTTTTTTCTCAGGTCATGTTGGTGGTCCATTCTTATTAATGTTGATTTTTTGGCAACAAAGCAAATTACGTTATTTTTATTTGGCGACCAGCTTATTTTTTGCCTACATAGTATTAGCAGGGCATATTCACTACAGCATCGATGTGTTTGCTGCGCCGTTTATTACTTATGGTATTTATCAATTCAGTCGCTTTGCTTTTACAAAAGAGTATCAATTGTTTGCACAGGAGTTTTCTTTAAATCCAATGGGTAACGAGTAG
- a CDS encoding DUF945 family protein, with protein MKKWTGILLSLVVLFLLAYVITGFIVKNTLNQNVDSLPQNSILRIHLGNYQRGWFSSQAILSIKMNIPAQERTDVHGITKMQPPMNLELNYPLIIKHGPVICTDYGIRFGIGYVTTQPQSHYNVLINYFNETWFRYAFPALSFKGGSDADSVDFSWQGLSATLGTSSSLNNLFGDFTMYGLNAAAGNVTFQLGTIADEFNFIHASNGLWPGKNHFSLLSAAMSQGDQKQFELDGVDLVSSSDVTEGLLSFDFNLSVNKLLVDNKTYGPGIFKLSVRNLEADAMARINKRALSAVQSNQSSVLLVPELLSNVPLLLSKGSELALSTAVDLPEGKITGDFKLALPKMDVSDPSQLLQKASGSGQFKAPIAVVKELMMVLLKNSKQENTATQSSSASPDSTATRLPPISSVTNTATNSDAEMQKQVDKLLQSLIEKGYIKVEGNTYVVNLKIENQQIFVNGQQFDVNKL; from the coding sequence ATGAAAAAATGGACTGGCATACTCTTATCCTTAGTCGTGTTGTTTCTTTTAGCTTATGTGATTACGGGATTTATAGTCAAAAATACACTGAATCAAAACGTTGATTCCCTTCCCCAAAACTCCATTTTGCGCATTCACCTTGGTAACTACCAACGCGGTTGGTTTTCTTCCCAGGCGATATTGTCTATTAAAATGAATATACCAGCACAAGAGAGAACCGATGTGCATGGTATTACTAAAATGCAGCCACCAATGAATTTGGAGTTGAACTATCCGCTCATTATCAAACATGGCCCAGTTATCTGTACAGATTATGGTATACGCTTTGGCATAGGATATGTAACAACACAGCCACAATCACATTATAATGTGTTGATTAACTATTTTAACGAAACGTGGTTTAGGTACGCTTTTCCAGCGCTTAGCTTTAAAGGTGGTTCAGACGCTGACTCTGTTGATTTTTCATGGCAAGGTTTAAGCGCAACATTGGGTACTTCTTCCTCTTTAAATAATCTATTTGGTGATTTTACTATGTATGGACTCAATGCTGCCGCTGGCAATGTTACTTTCCAATTAGGAACAATAGCAGATGAGTTCAATTTTATTCATGCAAGCAATGGGTTATGGCCAGGTAAAAATCACTTTTCTCTTCTTTCAGCAGCAATGAGCCAAGGCGATCAAAAGCAATTTGAGCTTGACGGTGTTGACTTGGTATCCAGCTCTGATGTTACAGAAGGGCTACTGAGCTTTGACTTTAATCTATCAGTGAACAAATTATTGGTAGACAACAAAACTTATGGCCCAGGCATTTTTAAGTTAAGTGTTAGAAATCTAGAGGCAGATGCCATGGCCCGCATCAATAAGCGAGCCTTGAGTGCCGTGCAAAGTAACCAGAGTTCTGTTTTGCTCGTACCGGAATTATTGTCTAATGTACCCTTACTTCTTTCTAAAGGTTCGGAGTTAGCATTATCTACAGCAGTTGATTTGCCAGAGGGAAAAATTACCGGTGATTTTAAACTCGCTTTACCTAAAATGGATGTTAGCGATCCCTCTCAGTTATTACAAAAGGCCTCTGGCTCCGGTCAATTCAAAGCCCCTATTGCCGTTGTTAAAGAGCTAATGATGGTACTATTGAAGAATAGTAAACAAGAAAATACCGCAACTCAGTCATCTTCTGCATCACCAGATTCGACAGCAACCCGTCTTCCCCCTATATCCTCAGTAACCAATACCGCTACAAATTCCGATGCGGAAATGCAAAAGCAAGTCGATAAGCTGTTACAAAGTCTTATAGAGAAGGGCTATATAAAAGTCGAAGGTAATACTTACGTTGTCAATTTGAAAATTGAAAATCAACAGATCTTCGTCAATGGACAACAGTTTGATGTAAATAAACTATGA
- the argF gene encoding ornithine carbamoyltransferase translates to MKKNNQCTTPSAKEAPKNDIQQCAIPVKKQQIKIKHHPKHLLTGLELDVQDIKRILKIASQVKKNPKQYSQTLTNKNLAMIFEKPSFRTRLSFTLAMENLGGTAIESVSSTRKTEEPRDLIRVLNGYCDYVMVRTHEDSALEEMAQHATVPVINGLSALYHPCQVLADLLSLQECFGELNGLTLTYIGDGNNVLHSLLLMAPLLGIKINYCCPEGHQPNHQIVAQSKQLFPDMIHCYTEPEVAVRDANAVYTDVWTSMGFEAQASEHHFAGYQVNESLMSQAKPGAVFMHCMPMERGKEVSKTLPDTPESIIFTQSENRLHVQKALLIDLAI, encoded by the coding sequence ATGAAGAAGAATAATCAGTGTACAACTCCATCTGCCAAAGAAGCTCCTAAGAACGATATCCAGCAATGTGCTATACCGGTAAAAAAACAACAGATAAAAATAAAACATCATCCCAAACATTTGCTCACCGGCCTGGAGTTGGATGTGCAGGATATTAAGCGCATACTTAAAATAGCCTCACAGGTGAAGAAAAATCCCAAACAATACTCACAAACATTAACGAATAAAAACCTAGCTATGATTTTTGAAAAGCCTTCTTTTCGTACCCGATTAAGCTTTACTTTGGCTATGGAAAATCTCGGCGGCACAGCGATAGAAAGCGTTAGTTCGACAAGAAAGACAGAGGAGCCTCGTGATTTGATCAGGGTATTAAATGGCTATTGTGACTATGTCATGGTAAGAACTCATGAAGACAGCGCCCTAGAGGAAATGGCCCAACATGCGACAGTACCGGTAATTAACGGATTATCTGCCTTGTACCATCCGTGCCAAGTTCTCGCCGATTTATTATCCTTACAAGAATGTTTCGGTGAATTAAACGGATTGACGCTGACGTATATTGGTGACGGTAATAACGTATTGCATAGCCTGTTGCTCATGGCACCATTGCTTGGGATAAAAATTAATTATTGCTGTCCAGAGGGGCATCAGCCTAACCACCAGATCGTCGCTCAAAGCAAACAATTATTTCCGGACATGATTCACTGTTATACCGAGCCAGAAGTTGCTGTTCGTGACGCGAATGCTGTTTATACCGATGTTTGGACTAGTATGGGTTTTGAGGCTCAAGCTTCAGAGCATCACTTTGCCGGCTATCAAGTCAATGAATCCTTAATGTCCCAAGCAAAACCTGGTGCGGTATTCATGCATTGCATGCCTATGGAACGGGGGAAAGAAGTATCAAAAACCCTACCTGACACTCCAGAGTCTATTATCTTCACTCAAAGTGAAAATAGATTGCATGTGCAAAAAGCCCTGTTAATTGACTTGGCGATATGA
- a CDS encoding glycosyltransferase family 4 protein → MRIITVLDSYPPDLNGGAYFTHRLALSLQKRGHEILVICPSRSLKQGYSEYEGVRLFGVRSWPIIGYKHFRVCWPVFIKQGMVKAIKDFKPDLVHLQGKFFLGGICYRACRSMGIPLMATNHFMPENFFHYTRLPRFCEPWFNRICWNIVIDMLSNVDRVTTPTQTAAALLEKVHLKKPVHVISCGVDLQRFHPNQDASLLKGRFQIPDKPILLYCGRLDKEKNIATVVRAFHRTRPSVDAHLVIVGRGTERSALEELARSLGIHRHITFTDYLSDAEYPQIHGLADCFVNAGTAELQSIVVLEAIASGLPIIGAHAMALPELIIPGKNGYLFVPNDIAALANYMIDILSNSELRKRMGVESRVLAETHDINRTAEHYERLYQEMIVL, encoded by the coding sequence ATGCGGATTATAACAGTATTGGACAGCTATCCTCCAGATCTTAATGGGGGAGCTTATTTTACTCATAGACTTGCTCTCTCCTTACAAAAAAGAGGGCATGAGATTCTTGTTATTTGCCCTTCAAGAAGTTTAAAGCAAGGGTATAGTGAATATGAAGGGGTTCGTCTTTTTGGTGTTCGTTCCTGGCCCATCATTGGCTATAAACATTTTCGTGTTTGTTGGCCCGTATTTATCAAACAAGGGATGGTAAAAGCCATTAAGGATTTTAAACCGGATTTGGTTCATTTGCAGGGTAAATTTTTTCTTGGTGGTATTTGTTATCGGGCTTGTCGCTCAATGGGTATTCCCTTAATGGCGACCAATCATTTTATGCCGGAGAATTTTTTCCACTACACCCGCCTTCCCCGCTTTTGCGAACCTTGGTTTAACCGCATCTGTTGGAACATAGTGATTGATATGTTATCTAATGTGGATAGAGTAACCACACCCACCCAAACTGCCGCAGCCTTACTTGAGAAGGTTCATTTAAAGAAGCCGGTTCATGTCATTTCATGTGGGGTTGATTTACAGCGTTTTCACCCTAACCAGGATGCCAGTTTATTGAAAGGAAGATTTCAAATTCCTGATAAGCCTATCTTGTTATATTGCGGACGATTAGACAAAGAAAAAAATATAGCAACCGTGGTGCGGGCATTTCATCGAACAAGACCAAGTGTTGATGCGCATTTGGTCATTGTGGGTAGAGGCACAGAACGGTCGGCTCTTGAGGAGCTGGCCAGGTCGTTAGGCATCCATCGGCACATTACTTTTACTGATTATTTATCCGATGCAGAATACCCACAAATTCATGGTTTGGCTGATTGTTTTGTTAATGCCGGTACTGCAGAACTACAAAGCATAGTGGTATTAGAGGCTATTGCTTCAGGTTTGCCGATAATCGGTGCTCATGCTATGGCCTTGCCGGAGTTAATTATTCCTGGTAAGAATGGCTATTTGTTTGTCCCCAATGATATCGCTGCATTGGCCAATTACATGATTGATATTTTATCTAATTCTGAATTAAGAAAGCGAATGGGGGTTGAAAGTAGGGTACTTGCTGAAACACATGATATTAATCGTACGGCGGAGCATTATGAGCGCCTTTATCAAGAAATGATTGTGCTATGA